In Silene latifolia isolate original U9 population chromosome 3, ASM4854445v1, whole genome shotgun sequence, a single window of DNA contains:
- the LOC141646627 gene encoding RNA polymerase II C-terminal domain phosphatase-like 4 has translation MSIETDSPIHSSSSDDFAALLDAELHSSGSDVPSDSDDDKDDVVDDDRRCKRLKVEVLEETQVSTSYGVSTENSDGTIKTSCPHPGFFRDMCIRCGEKVNDVGGVVPFKYIHKDLRLGTDEISRLRDSDVRSVLGRKKLYLILDLDHTLLNSTRLDDISSEEEYLHSRTDSLQDISKGSLFRLDMMRMMTKLRPFVRNFLQEASQIFEMYIYTMGEHAYAIEMAKLLDPGNLYFNSRVISQADCTERHQKGLDVVLGQESAVLILDDTEFVWQKHVDNLILMDRYHFFSSSCRQFKHDWKSLSELKSDENELDGALARVLGVLKRIHGQFFDPSNGDDYAARDVRQVRREVRKEVLKDCKIVFTRVFPKEGPPGDHRLWKMAEQLGATCSTKLGASVTHVVSLDPGTDKSRWAVREGKFLVHPRWLEAANYLWQRQPEDKFPVITKNNS, from the exons ATGAGCATTGAAACCGATTCTCCAATCCATTCATCGAGCAGTGATGATTTCGCAGCTTTGCTTGATGCCGAGCTTCATTCTTCTGGCTCTGATGTTCCGTCAGATTCTGATGACGACAAGGATGACGTTGTTGATGACGATAG AAGATGCAAGAGACTCAAGGTGGAAGTGCTAGAGGAAACGCAAGTTTCGACTTCTTATGGTGTGAGTACGGAGAATTCAG ATGGAACTATTAAGACTTCATGTCCGCATCCTGGTTTCTTCAGAGACATGTGCATCCGCTGTGGAGAAAAAGTAAATGATGTTGGTGGTGTTGTGCCATTTAAATACATACATAAG GATTTGAGACTGGGAACTGATGAAATTTCTAGATTGCGTGACTCTGACGTGAGATCTGTATTAGGCCGCAAGAAACTGTATTTGATCCTTGACTTGGATCATACATTACTAAATTCCACCCGTCTGGATGACATAAGCTCAGAAGAGGAATATCTACACAGTAGAACAGACTCTCTTCAAG ACATTTCAAAAGGCAGCTTATTCCGATTGGATATGATGCGGATGATGACCAAATTAAGACCGTTTGTTCGCAATTTCCTGCAAGAAGCAAGCCAGATATTTGAAATGTACATTTACACAATGGGTGAGCATGCATATGCAATTGAAATGGCTAAGCTTCTTGACCCTGGAAATTTGTACTTCAATTCGAGAGTGATTTCCCAAGCTGATTGCACTGAGAGACATCAGAAAGGACTAGATGTGGTACTTGGTCAAGAGAGTGCTGTTTTGATACTTGATGATACAGAATTC GTCTGGCAGAAACATGTGGACAATCTGATATTGATGGATAGATACCACTTCTTTTCATCAAGTTGTCGCCAATTCAAACACGATTGGAAGTCCTTGTCTGAGTTGAAAAGTGACGAAAATGAGCTGGATGGAGCACTTGCAAGAGTTCTGGGAGTTCTTAAAAGAATACATGGCCAATTCTTTGATCCT AGTAATGGAGATGACTATGCTGCTAGAGACGTGAGGCAG GTTCGGAGAGAAGTTCGAAAGGAAGTCCTAAAAGACTGTAAGATAGTGTTCACCAGAGTTTTCCCTAAAGAAGGGCCACCTGGTGATCATCGTTTGTGGAAGATGGCAGAGCAGCTGGGAGCGACATGCTCGACCAAACTAGGGGCTTCAGTTACGCATGTCGTCTCGCTAGATCCTGGGACAGATAAGTCCCGCTGGGCTGTCCGAGAGGGAAAGTTTCTAGTCCATCCAAGGTGGCTTGAAGCTGCCAACTATTTATGGCAAAGGCAACCCGAGGACAAGTTCCCCGTAATTACTAAAAACAACAGTTGA